A region from the Dendropsophus ebraccatus isolate aDenEbr1 chromosome 1, aDenEbr1.pat, whole genome shotgun sequence genome encodes:
- the CYB5D1 gene encoding cytochrome b5 domain-containing protein 1 — MGPARAPYYTPREVSRHCTSNDLWVSYLGRVYDLTPLAKEHRGDILLKPIIEAAGKDISHWFNVKTGDIKTYIDPQTGCLKYYTPQGRFLHVPPSFPSSDWDTDFGRPWWRDSSYEVGILSSKTRIIRIINTLTSQEQLLEVCSEETIWEILARYLPYNAHAASYTWKYCGVPLNMEQTLEENGVQDEDQEFEELKMDSDSYTASLHLYFNDDLTEL, encoded by the exons ATGGGTCCGGCCAGAGCTCCGTACTACACCCCCCGGGAGGTGTCCCGGCACTGCACCAGCAATGACCTGTGGGTGTCCTACCTGGGCCGGGTGTACGATCTCACCCCACTGGCCAAGGAGCACCGAG GTGACATATTACTGAAGCCGATCATCGAGGCGGCGGGGAAGGACATCAGTCACTGGTTCAATGTGAAGACTGGAGAC ATTAAGACCTACATAGACCCACAAACTGGCTGCCTAAAATACTACACACCTCAGGGACGTTTCCTCCACGTGCCACCCTCCTTCCCTTCTTCAGATTGGGACACAGATTTTGGCCGCCCCTGGTGGCGAGACTCCTCCTATGAAGTCGGCATATTGTCTTCTAAAACCAGGATCATCCGAATCATCAACACATTAACGTCTCAAGAGCAACTCCTAGAG GTCTGCTCCGAGGAGACTATATGGGAGATCCTGGCCCGATATTTGCCATACAATGCTCACGCTGCCAGCTACACATGGAAATACTGCGGGGTTCCTCTGAACATGGAGCAGACGCTGGAGGAGAACGGGGTACAGGATGAGGACCAGGAGTTTGAGGAGCTGAAGATGGATTCTGATTCTTATACAGCCAGCCTACACTTATACTTCAACGATGATCTGACAGAACTATGA
- the NAA38 gene encoding N-alpha-acetyltransferase 38, NatC auxiliary subunit isoform X1 encodes MAAVLEENGCSPPAGDSDVEAGDGARHKLESLLNRNMRIEMTDGRSLIGCFLCTDRDCNVILGSAQEFLRPSDSFPVREPRVLGLAMVPGHHIVSIQVELESVTSPQYL; translated from the exons ATGGCTGCTGTACTggaggagaatggctgcagccctccagctggg GACTCGGACGTGGAGGCGGGGGACGGCGCCCGACACAAGCTGGAGTCTCTACTGAACCGGAACATGCGGATTGAGATGACGGACGGCCGCTCGCTCATCGGCTGCTTCCTGTGCACTGACCGGGACTGTAACGTCATCCTGGGCTCCGCACAGGAGTTCCTGCGACCCTCAG ACTCGTTTCCAGTCCGAGAGCCGCGTGTCCTGGGGCTGGCCATGGTTCCCGGTCATCACATTGTGTCCATACAGGTGGAGTTGGAGAGCGTCACCTCCCCCCAGTACCTGTGA
- the NAA38 gene encoding N-alpha-acetyltransferase 38, NatC auxiliary subunit isoform X2, with the protein MDSDVEAGDGARHKLESLLNRNMRIEMTDGRSLIGCFLCTDRDCNVILGSAQEFLRPSDSFPVREPRVLGLAMVPGHHIVSIQVELESVTSPQYL; encoded by the exons GACTCGGACGTGGAGGCGGGGGACGGCGCCCGACACAAGCTGGAGTCTCTACTGAACCGGAACATGCGGATTGAGATGACGGACGGCCGCTCGCTCATCGGCTGCTTCCTGTGCACTGACCGGGACTGTAACGTCATCCTGGGCTCCGCACAGGAGTTCCTGCGACCCTCAG ACTCGTTTCCAGTCCGAGAGCCGCGTGTCCTGGGGCTGGCCATGGTTCCCGGTCATCACATTGTGTCCATACAGGTGGAGTTGGAGAGCGTCACCTCCCCCCAGTACCTGTGA
- the NAA38 gene encoding N-alpha-acetyltransferase 38, NatC auxiliary subunit isoform X3, whose amino-acid sequence MRIEMTDGRSLIGCFLCTDRDCNVILGSAQEFLRPSDSFPVREPRVLGLAMVPGHHIVSIQVELESVTSPQYL is encoded by the exons ATGCGGATTGAGATGACGGACGGCCGCTCGCTCATCGGCTGCTTCCTGTGCACTGACCGGGACTGTAACGTCATCCTGGGCTCCGCACAGGAGTTCCTGCGACCCTCAG ACTCGTTTCCAGTCCGAGAGCCGCGTGTCCTGGGGCTGGCCATGGTTCCCGGTCATCACATTGTGTCCATACAGGTGGAGTTGGAGAGCGTCACCTCCCCCCAGTACCTGTGA
- the TMEM88 gene encoding transmembrane protein 88, with translation MGEDTTTLPPPYTPAPPVPREPLDCWACAVLITAHNLLVGAANLGIFIVMCGGALVPSAAMLLYGFLCHPRFRKPKETLCPAQLTPAACVTLLVFGVLLVLPFLILGLAGYARIVRCFQLSSCFLPYSRAMYQGTPPQRRPAKEPPKDGKAWV, from the exons ATGGGTGAAGATACCACCACTCTGCCCCCGCCGTATACCCCTGCACCCCCAGTGCCCCGGGAACCCCTGGACTGCTGGGCCTGTGCCGTGCTGATCACCGCTCACAACCTGCTGGTGGGAGCCGCCAACCTGGGGATATTCATCGTGATGTGTGGAGGTGCCCTGGTGCCATCGGCCGCCATGCTTCTCTATGGGTTCCTGTGCCACCCGCGG TTCCGTAAACCCAAGGAGACGCTGTGCCCGGCACAGCTGACCCCGGCGGCCTGCGTGACGCTGCTGGTCTTCGGGGTCCTGCTGGTTTTACCCTTCCTGATCCTTGGCCTGGCCGGCTATGCCCGGATCGTACGATGCTTCCAGCTCAGCTCCTGCTTCTTGCCCTACAGCCGTGCCATGTACCAGGGAACGCCGCCCCAAAGACGCCCGGCAAAGGAGCCCCCCAAAGATGGCAAGGCCTGGGTGTGA